The stretch of DNA GAAGATGTGATGATGGTCCGATGTTGCATTCCCGGAAATGTGGCAAGTGATATATGTCTTTCCTTGTCAAAAGTTATATGCTCGTATACCTACAGAAACATCAAACACAAAATGAAATTGCAGAAACTGGGAAtgataaataaaacataatggGTTGGGAGAATACTAGTTTCTAGTGGAAATGAAACAAGTACCAGCGAATTTATCCACACCTCATCTGTTACAGCTATAATGTTGTGCGTTTGACAAGCTCTAGCAATAATCTCAAGCTCAGCCTTAGTGAAAACCTTTCCAGTAGGGTTGTGAGGActgtacaaattttttttttatcagtaCTATCAAATTtcaatgcaaaaaaaaagaagaggaaattaaaaaaaaaggcatgACATCTTTCAAAATTGAGTGCATATATTTGCAAGCCCTTGTTGACTAAGAAGTAAGAACTACTGGTAGAAAATAAAGCTCTCCCATCAATTCCATCATACCTGTTTAGAACTATTGCTTTTGTCCTGCTCGTAAAAGACTTATTCAGTTTCTCTTGATCCAGTGTCCAATGAGGAGGGTCAAGAGGCACATAAACCTGTGAAttacatttattaaaaaaaaaaaaaaaagaagtttgtCTGTAGCATGACAGCATAGATCAACCCAAGAATACAATATTTTGAAACTTACAGGTACTCCTCCTGCTAATGTAATACACACTTCATATGTCTCATACACTGGATCAAGAAGTATGACTTCATCGCCCTGATTAATTACTAAGCAATTAAATAAAACAGGAAAGTTACTAATTTGGGCAAGTTAATTATTCCTTAAGAAACCATTAGAACCCAATAAAGAGCACTGTGAGACAATACTTGCAAACATCGTTGCTGCAAAAGCCTCAGATTGTCCACAGCAAACAACAATATCAGTGAGAGGGTCAACATCTAGGCCATGAATCTCTTTGGCTCTAAGCGCCACAAGGTCACAAAGTCCTTGAACATGTCTGTAATAATATCGAACACTAATCAGATTATACTAATAACTAACTAACAGCAAGTTATATTTTTGCCTCTTTGCGAGTTTATTAACCGGAGATAATCCGTGACTAATAATTCGTAATCTACAATCATAGAATGAAGGGAGAATAGACCTGTATTGATTGTAGTCGGAATTGATGGCAGAAATGGCAGCAGCTTTGAAGATAGCCGGGGCTGGGAAATCAGGGAAACCCTCGGCGAGGTTGATGGCGTTGCATTTTTCAGCGAGATAGGATAGCTGTTGAATAGGAGAGGATTTTAGGTTCTTTGCCGCCGAAGATAACTTCTCCTCCATGCCTGCTTTATCTACTCTACACCGTTCAAAGCAAGACCTAGAAACAGCTGACAGATGAAGATAAATTGAACTGTGAATGCCAACAATAATTTTGGGATAAATGTTAAATAATTTCCAGTATGCCGCTAAAATACAATTTGATTATTGAATTGATTAAGTAGTGAATTAAACTAATGAGGACACAAAAGTTGTGCAATCATCGTGATTACACATTTACACGTTACCTCCGAAAGGCGCCAAATTTGCTTATGATTGTATAGTTCACAATCCTTGTCCTTGTTCAGCTCCCATTGACGAAGTCCGGCATAGCCAAGCGATAGTGAAGATCTTACTTTTCCGGCAACTGTCCACGGTGGCAGAGTTGAAACAAAAGACGGCGTATCGGCAATCGTCTTTGTGGTCATCGTGACTTTTGCCGAGACCGCCAAGGAGCCAACCTTGTCGACGATGATTAGCATAGATTTCCCGTTATGTATCTAATGTCGTTACAAGTAgttatacactttttttttttttttttttggtcaaggagtgttatagtaaataataaagtaaagaatgagtattgtgagaccgtctcaaggatatttatatgttaaatggATCAGGTCATGATAGAaatgtaatacggagtattatgtttttaaaaaaaaaaaagtaatactaatCGTGTACTTATataaaaagtgtaatacttttgagaaaaaaatataatattttaaataaaaaatataatattaagagttgaaaagttaattataatgaaaattgtaatacttatgtggaaaaatgtaatacttaaaaacaaaatccgACCATCTCACAAATAAGATCCATGAGACTATCATGGTCTCATAGGAGATTTTGCCTTAGTGAGTATTAAAATAATCCGTTAACTACAACAATTGTGACCGGACCCATCACAAAACTGGATTAATAGCATAGATTCTCCCTTTCTCAACTTTACACTCGTCCCTGCAATCTTTGTGCTTTAGCCCCTAACTTTATTTCTTGATCCAATTTAAACCCCAAAAGATGCTCCAATTAATTCCGAAACCCATTACCCTCGAATATCCCCTCCCTAGCCTAATTAACCTTGGGCCTATGCCCCATGGCTCCATCACGAGTCTATTACTTCTTCAAGTTGTCAACTAGAGGAAGTAGTAGACCCTAACTTCCACATCTCACCTCACGGTTGTCAACTAGAGGAAGTAGTAGACCCTAACTTCCACATCTCACCTCACGGCCCCCATATTGACAATCGAACTAGAACTTTCCTACCTCCTCACGATTGTTATTAGGCTATGCTCTCGAACTTAACCCAACCACTATCCAAATCTTTGAGCACTCTAAAACAAAACCCTCTCTATGCTTTCTCTATTCTTCTCCTTGTAATGTATTTCACCATGACCTTTATTCCACATTAAATGCTTCATGGGAAATTTTTGGACTTGACCCACCCCTATCCAGATTCACGAGCTGACATGTTCCTCTTTATATAGTTATAGGAATCTTGCGTTCTAActtgagaaataatttaaaccCATATTACCACTTTTTCATCTTGGGACGCGAGACATCATAACTTTCCCTCCTTATGCCTTCACTATTTTTTCCCCCTTTTGAGCGTTTGGTAGCTAGTACCATTTCAACGCTCCTCCTCGAAACGCGGGGTGTCCTAGCTTTCTTCCTTATgctttcacttttttttcttaGTCGCTAGGTAGCTAGCCGCTTCNNNNNNNNNNNNNNNNNNNNNNNNNACATTCTCCGCTACCCCTCGGAATAGGTCTCCTACTTTCAGAGGAAATTATAATGACAGTCCGGCGTCCCCTCTTTTCTATACATTCCTTCTTGCAATTCTGTCCCAGTCAATGAAATTCATGAGTTCCCCCAGATTGAATGAGGAACTCAATTTCCCTTTTTAGAGTATGACATTCATCCGTATCATGAACATGCTTATTGTGAAAACGACAATATTTAGATTTATTGATCCACGACGCCTCCACAGTGGGTGGGGGCCAGGGAAGGAGTTGCACCATGTTACATTCTTACACATAGGCTAAGACTTTGTTGGGCTACGTTGTCAAAAGGCCAATGCTATTAGTTGGTACATCCTTGAGGACCTTGACGGCACGCTTAAGATTGATAACTTGTCCCCCGAGACTTGCTTGTGCTCTTGGGACCTTTCTACAAGGTGATCAAccgttttttttaattttttttaaatttcatatttatttatatatatagtttattgtttttttttctcttctttttctagTTCCATACGataatttctatatatagacacacatagatatacacatacacagttgagttaaaaataaacaaataaatagatacatatacacacatatatgcgtgtatgatatatatatatattcaaaaaattctaaaatataaatgagATAGAATTACAAAACAGTATTTGACcaataatgaaatgaaaaaaaactctatttataaaagtaagtTGAAAAATACCTCTAAATAAGATTTAAAACTACCGGGAAAATATAAAACTCAGATAGTCCCCATAAAAATCTAGCCCTAATCACAC from Ipomoea triloba cultivar NCNSP0323 chromosome 7, ASM357664v1 encodes:
- the LOC116024017 gene encoding uncharacterized protein LOC116024017 isoform X1, which translates into the protein MEEKLSSAAKNLKSSPIQQLSYLAEKCNAINLAEGFPDFPAPAIFKAAAISAINSDYNQYRHVQGLCDLVALRAKEIHGLDVDPLTDIVVCCGQSEAFAATMFAIINQGDEVILLDPVYETYEVCITLAGGVPVYVPLDPPHWTLDQEKLNKSFTSRTKAIVLNSPHNPTGKVFTKAELEIIARACQTHNIIAVTDEVWINSLVYEHITFDKERHISLATFPGMQHRTIITSSLSKTYSLTGWRIGWAIAPSCIASAIRNIHVKITDSAPAPFQEAALIALRSPSEYFNSLRKDYESKRDFLAELLAKVGFQIQSMPKGSVFVFAELPETCTLSDVEFVEELIKQAGVVAVPGSGFFHSHSYVDKPSQVTSSYARRYIRFAFCKSNETLATAAQKISRLVDSTGRLKLF
- the LOC116024017 gene encoding uncharacterized protein LOC116024017 isoform X2, with amino-acid sequence MEEKLSSAAKNLKSSPIQQLSYLAEKCNAINLAEGFPDFPAPAIFKAAAISAINSDYNQYRHVQGLCDLVALRAKEIHGLDVDPLTDIVVCCGQSEAFAATMFAIINQGDEVILLDPVYETYEVCITLAGGVPVYVPLDPPHWTLDQEKLNKSFTSRTKAIVLNSPHNPTGKVFTKAELEIIARACQTHNIIAVTDEVYEHITFDKERHISLATFPGMQHRTIITSSLSKTYSLTGWRIGWAIAPSCIASAIRNIHVKITDSAPAPFQEAALIALRSPSEYFNSLRKDYESKRDFLAELLAKVGFQIQSMPKGSVFVFAELPETCTLSDVEFVEELIKQAGVVAVPGSGFFHSHSYVDKPSQVTSSYARRYIRFAFCKSNETLATAAQKISRLVDSTGRLKLF